The uncultured Paludibaculum sp. sequence CGCTCCTCGACAATCTCAAACTGGGCATCGTCTTTCAGCCGGGTCACGAAGAAGACGCCGGCCTTCGTCCAGCGGCCAAACAGGGCGTAGTCGTTGTAGCCGCGATCCATGGCGACGATGGAGCCGGGATTGGGCAGGAAGGAGTCGGCCATTTTGACATCGCTCCGGCGGGCTTCGGTGAGCAGCACATAGGCAGGGAGGTAGTCGTCGTGATCAAGGAGGACATGCGCCTTCACGCCGCCTTTGGCGCGACGGAACTTTGCCCAGGGAAACAGGTTCAGGCACAGGGTAATCGTCGTCGAGTCCAGACTGAGCAGCTTGTTCTTGAAGCGGAACTTGTGTTTACGCGGGCCGAGGGTCCCACTGTCGCGGAAGCGGGCCAGCGAGGTCCAGAAGAGATCCTCGAACAGGGCGGCAGGGCGGTGTTCATTGGCATAGGAAAGGGTGGAACGGCGGGGCGCTTTGGCGATGCCGAGGTGCACGAGTTTGCCGAGGCAGCAACTGAGCCCGTTGCAGATCTCGCGAAGGGAGTCGGCGCGGCCGAGTTGGCAGAAGAGCATGGAAACGAACTGGGTCCAGCAGGTGAAGCCCTTGGCGGAGCGTTCGGCGCCGTGCTTCTTGACGAGAGCGGCGAACTCGTTGCGGGGGAAGTGGTGCAGCAGTTGATTGAAGAGACTGGCGGCTTGTAGGATTGTCTTGCCCTCCTTGGGTGTGGCGCGGGCGCGGTCCCGGTGAGAAAACGAAACTGCGCCAACGCTTAATTGTAGGAGGGCACCCCTCTCAGCCGTCCAACCGGGCCCGATTCGTGGTTCGCGGATTTATCTTGGACAAGAGTGGGCTGGAGCAACGGATCTCTATCCATCATGGGCAAGGCAGGCTCGGCTTAAGAATAGGCTAATCGGGGCAGGCTTATCCGAGTTGGAAGCGCGAATGCGCCTCGGCGATCTGAACGCCGCAACCGCGAGCGTAGAATTGCGCTATGCCCGTGCGGAGAGAGTCTGGAGCCTGGCTCTTGCCCAATACCCAGACCTGCGCGGCCTCGATCAGGAACGGCGCCACGATTTGGTCGCCACCTTTACCCAATTGGAACGCCAGCACTTCAAGGACAATGTAACCAGTGTCCTTGCGAACCATCTGGCGCAAGTGCCGAGAGGCGCTATGGGCGAGATGGGGGTCGTTCGCGGTGAGATCGCCAAGAAGGGCGCGCACATGGCTCTTCGCAAATTGTTTGAGAAGGCAGGCACCGCCGTTCAACGAATTAAGCCAGTCCTGCTGATGAGCCCGATTTCCGTGGCGCAATTCCTGCCGCCAGGGACTGTTTCCTTTGACCTGCTAGTCATCGACGAGGCATCGCAGGTTCGCCCCGAAGACGCCTTGGGCGCCATTGCTCGCGCCAGCCAAATCGTAGTCGTCGGCGACAAGAAGCAACTCCCGCCGTCCTCTTTCTTCGACCGTCTGATGGCCGATGACGAAGATGAGACGGAGGGCGACGACGAGAATGTCGGTCCCGACCTGCTCGATGGCGCCGCAAGAGTGATCGATATGGAAAGTATCCTGACCCTATGCGAGGCACGTGGCCTCCCGGGTCGGATGCTGAGATGGCATTATCGTTCGCGCGATCCATCGCTGATTGAGGTGTCAAACCACGAATTCTACGAGAAGGATCTCATTCTCCCTCCGTCGCCTTTGCAGAAAGACCCGGCCTATGGTCTTTGTTTCACGCGGGTGGATGGCGTCTACGACAAGGGTGGTAAGCGGGACAACCGTAAGGAAGGCGATGCGATTGTCGATCGCGTCGTAGATCATGCCCGGCTGAACCCAACTCAATCGCTGGGAATCGTTACCTTCTCGTTTGCCCAGCGCAACCTTATCACCCTCTTGTTGGAAGAGAGGCGGCGGCGTGATGTCATCCTCGACAACTTTATGCGCCAGGGGCAGGCGGAAGACCTTTTCGTCAAGAATATCGAGAACGTGCAGGGGGACGAGCGCGATGTGATTCTCGTCAGCGTCGGCTATGGCCCATCCGTCGCAGGCGGTAGGCTGACCAGCATGTCATTCGGACCTGTCAATGGCGAAGGAGGCGAGCGACGCCTCAACGTACTCTTCACTCGCGCCCGTATCCGCTGCGAGATCTTCGCCTCCTTCGATCCTGGCGACATTGACCTTAGCCGAACGGCGGCGGCTGGGCCGCGCATTCTCAAGCGTTTCTTGGATTTCGCCAAGAATGGCCGCCTGGATGATAGCACCCAGACTGGAAAAGACGCGGATTCAGCCTTTGAGGAAGATGTCGCCAACGTCGTCGGGAACTTTGGCTTCTTGGCGGATAACCAGGTCGGCTCGGCAGGTTTCCGAATTGACCTCGGTATCCGCCATCCCGATAGGCCAGGTACCTATATTTTGGCCATTGAATGCGATGGGGCGACCTACCACAGCGCGCTATGGGCGAGGGAGCGCGATCGATTGCGCCAGGAGGTGCTCGAACACCTCGGCTGGCATGTTCATCGCATCTGGAGCACGGATTGGTTCTACAACCGGCGTGCAGAGGTCGAACGTCTGCGAACTGCGTTGTTCGATGCGCGCGAACGGGCGGAACAAGGGGTGCGAATCGTGGGGGCCAATGACGACCGCTCGGCGCCTGTCGCGCCCGTAAGCCCAGACCCTATGCCGATAGGGTTGCCTCTGGCAGTGGAGCGGCAGATGCCACCGTACAAACGGGCGGTTTTCCGCGTGAATAGCTCATACGAACCGCATGAAGCACCCGTCCCCGTACTTGTGGAGTTGGTGCTGAAAATAGTGAACGCCGAAGGTCCGATTCATGTGGAAGAACTTGCGAGACGGATTGCGGCCTGTTTCAATCGGGAAAAGGCAGGCTCACGGATTCTAGCTGCCACCCGCACTGCGCTATACACGGCGCAGTAAGTAATTGCGCATGTTAGGTCGCTGTGTTCTCATGGAGGCATGAAGGCTCTTTCTATCGCCGATGCCCCCACGGTCATCCTCGGCTTACAGGATGAGATTCGTCGCAACGCCGAGTCCCGCTACAACCACCGCCTGCATGGACTGCTCCTTGTGGCTCAAGGCATGAGCGCGTTGGAGGTCGCCCGACTGCTCGGGGACGCGCCGCGGACCGTCCAGTACTGGATTCGCCGCTTCGAACATGACGGACTCGCTGGACTGCTGGAAGGCGAGCGGTCCGGCCGTCCTCGACGTTTGGACGAACGGCAGATGGAGGAGGTCAACGCCGTACTGCGCAGCAGTCCGGAGGAATGCGGTCTGAGCGGCAATCTCTGGGACGGCAAGACACTGAGCGAGTGGATCGCGCGTCGTTTCGGGGTTGATCTGGGAGTACGCCAGTGTCAGTATCTGTTCCGGCAACTGGGCTTCCGGTTGCGCAAACCCCGGCCCTTGATTGCGCAAGCCGATCCGGAGCGGCAGAAGAACCATAAAAAAAACTTCAGGAGATGAGCCTCGATCCCTCAGTGGACTTGTGGGCCACAGACGAAGTGCACTTCCAGCAGCACGGGTCGAGTTGCCGCATGTGGATACCGCCCGAGGTCAAGGATCCCGTCCTGCTTCATCACCCGACCCGTCGGAGCGTCGGCTACTTCGGCGCTGTCCGGCTGAGAGATGGCCGCTTCTTCTATCGGCGGGAGAACGATCGCTTCAATGCCGTCAGCTTCTGGGCGTTCATGAAAGACCTGCGGCGGGCCAGTCGTGGCCGGGGGCGCCGCGTCGTGGTCATCACCGATAACGCCAAGTATCACCATGCTCGACTGCACAAGCAATGGCGGTTCGCCCAGGAGGAACAGTTCGCTCTGGACTACTTGCCTCCGTACAGTCCGGACTTGAATCCCATCGAGCGGGTTTGGAAGCTCACACGGCGACTGTGCCTGCACAACTGGTATTTTCCAGGTTTGGACGAAGTGGTCGCCGCCGTCGAGTCAAAGTTCGAGGAATGGGCGCCAGCTAACGAGACGCTCCGCCGTCTATGCGCAATTATATAATGCGTCGTGTATAGCGTGCGCGCAGTCTGGGAATTCCGACCTGCTGACTGACGGAACCTTCTGGTATACGCAGGCGCAGGCTGTCGCGCCCCCAGTGCGCGATCGCTCAGTGGAGACGGGAGCGACCATAAGGGCAGACAGCATCTCCCTGTTGGAGATCACGGCAGCTTTCAAAATTGCCCGCGACGACAACGCTGGGGGTGATGACGCCGACTTGGTTCGAACCGTAGCACGATTGATGGGCTTCAAGCGTGTAGGACCGGACCTGCAAGCAAGGATAGCCGCAGGGCTGACAACGTAGTTGTGCTATCGATAGTTATTGTTTTGCGTAGCGCCAGAGCGACAACACAGAAATGCCTGAGCCCGCTCCTGCCGCGCAATAAACGAAGTTGGGACGTCCAGGCTGTCCCGCACCCAAGGTCTGCCTCCATGCTGTCTCTGGTCGTGCTGATGTGTGTTGTGTCTTGTTGCGATGGGCGTTTTCCTCATCGTGAGTGGGGGCTGTGAAATGGTTCTCCTTGTTCGATGTTGGTGATGATCTCGCGGAGTTCTCGTGGTATCTCGTTGTTGTTGAATGCTTTTGCGATGGCCATAGCGCCGATGGTGACACCGTAGTGCTCGTGTGCCCATGTGCTGAGGTGCGAGACGAGTGTCTTCCCTGAGACCATGAAGAGTTTGTCGTTCTCCCATTTGGCCTCAAGGAGTTTTCTGACTGCTTTGTTTGCTCCTCCCGGACCGAGAGTTCGTTCTTGGTGGCCGAGGTGTGTTGCGAGGGCGTCAAACACCGTGTCCTTTTCGTTTTCACACGCTTGTAATAGTGTTGCTACGACATCTGGGGGTGTTGGCGCGTCTGATTTGGCTCGTTGCTTGATGAGTCGGGCGATGACGGTGGGGTCGAGTAGGTAGTTTTCGATCTCTTTACGTTCCCAGATGTGAAGGTTGATGCTTCGTTTGGTGGCTTCTTGGTAGCGCTCTTGTTGCTCTTGGTCGGTGTGGTAGTCGCGGTCCAAGATGCAGTAGGTTGCTATGCGGTCCCCGACGGCGTTCTTGAGTGCCATGTTCGACCCGATGGCGAGTGCCCATCCGCCCCACCCACCGATGCTGAGGTTGGGTGTCGCGTCGAGTGGGGTCTCGGCGTTCGGGTAAAGCTTGGCGTGGAAGGTCTTGAGGAATGCGATGTCCTTACCCTCGAGGAAGAGAACTTTCTTCGCGCTCCAGAGTCGGGCGAGGTGCACGTTGTGGATGCCACCGAGCTGGTCGATGAGTACTTGTACGCCTGGTTCTGAGTTGGCGTACGTCGAGCGTTTTCTCTTGTTGTTGATGATGAGAATATCGCTGGGGTCGGCCTCTGCCATTATTTCGACGCTGTGGGTGGCGATGATGGTTTGCGCGAAGCGGGCTTTTATCAGGCGGAAGAGTCGTCGTTGGAGGTCCGGGTGCATGTACACATCAGGCTCGTCGAGAACCACTGTTGATTCTCGATCGGTTTTTGCGATGAACCAGATGGTTTGTAGCCACATTTGTAGCCCGTGTCCCATCCAAGCGACTTCCGCGGCGAAGTCGCCGTCGGTCACAAGCATGGTGAGGTTGTTGTCTTCGCGTTGCACTTTTTCGACGCGGAGCCCGTGCCATGTGGCTTCGGCGAGTTGCTTGAATTGTGCGAAGTGTTCTGGGGTTCTGAAGATCTGGTTTCTAAAGTGGCGTGAGGAAAGCCTAGTGTAGTAATGCTCGCTGACGTAGTTGTCGGTGAGGAAGGTCTCTTCGGCTTGGATTGGGGCGATTTGGGGGAGGATGTTGATGTGCGGAATGCGCGCTGCCAGGAATTCGGTGTTGGTCGTAATGCGATCGTCCCTGCCGTCGATGGTGGCGTGAATGCCTTCTCGGTTGACGTAAACCGTGACGGTTGCTCCTTCGGTGAAGGTCGCTGTCAGGATCGCGGGTGGGTCTCCGTACCGGTGGAATGCTGTCTTGAGGTTGATGTCGAGGTGTTTGATGCGTGGGATGATGCAGCGGTGAAAGGGTGTAAGGTCGGAGCCGGCTGGGGGTCTACTGAACGATGTTCCTTTGCGGTTGACGACGGCAGCGATCAGGTGGAGTGCTTCGACGATCGTGCTTTTTCCAGCATTGTTGCGTCCCACGACGACGGTGTTGTCGTTGAGGGTGATGGTGTGGTCGTTGAAGCAACGGTAGTTCTGCAGACGGAGCGTGCGCAACATTGTGTTGACTCGAGTCCACCGTTCTGAGGACCGGCGGTGGCTTGTGTTTCATTGTACGGTAAACGATATGTATATATGACTTTACCGGCCCAGAAGTTGGGACGTCCCGGTGTGTCCTACTCGCATTTTGATCGAGTAATTCAGGATGGCAGATGCCTGTATCCTGTCGAGTTCTGACGCCCGTACGGGTTTGAACTCCTCGACCGTCATACTTCGCTACTCAGCCTATCAAAGTACACCCCGGCGGAGCCGTCGCGTAGCCGACTTTAGAACTGAGATCCTGCGGCCTCCCATCAAAAGTGGCCCAGGCAACAGCTGCCCGTCAAACCGCACTTCCGAGGATGGATGCTTTCGCGGCAAAATGGAGAGTGACACCAGGACGTCCCCCGGCCCTTCGGGGCAATGCTCCCATGCAGAGTCCCGACGCTTACCTATTGCGCCCGGGCGCCGAGTGTAGACCGGAGCAGGTGATTCGTGATGGAGGTA is a genomic window containing:
- a CDS encoding AAA family ATPase; translation: MLRTLRLQNYRCFNDHTITLNDNTVVVGRNNAGKSTIVEALHLIAAVVNRKGTSFSRPPAGSDLTPFHRCIIPRIKHLDINLKTAFHRYGDPPAILTATFTEGATVTVYVNREGIHATIDGRDDRITTNTEFLAARIPHINILPQIAPIQAEETFLTDNYVSEHYYTRLSSRHFRNQIFRTPEHFAQFKQLAEATWHGLRVEKVQREDNNLTMLVTDGDFAAEVAWMGHGLQMWLQTIWFIAKTDRESTVVLDEPDVYMHPDLQRRLFRLIKARFAQTIIATHSVEIMAEADPSDILIINNKRKRSTYANSEPGVQVLIDQLGGIHNVHLARLWSAKKVLFLEGKDIAFLKTFHAKLYPNAETPLDATPNLSIGGWGGWALAIGSNMALKNAVGDRIATYCILDRDYHTDQEQQERYQEATKRSINLHIWERKEIENYLLDPTVIARLIKQRAKSDAPTPPDVVATLLQACENEKDTVFDALATHLGHQERTLGPGGANKAVRKLLEAKWENDKLFMVSGKTLVSHLSTWAHEHYGVTIGAMAIAKAFNNNEIPRELREIITNIEQGEPFHSPHSR
- a CDS encoding IS630 family transposase, which encodes MSLDPSVDLWATDEVHFQQHGSSCRMWIPPEVKDPVLLHHPTRRSVGYFGAVRLRDGRFFYRRENDRFNAVSFWAFMKDLRRASRGRGRRVVVITDNAKYHHARLHKQWRFAQEEQFALDYLPPYSPDLNPIERVWKLTRRLCLHNWYFPGLDEVVAAVESKFEEWAPANETLRRLCAII
- a CDS encoding DUF3320 domain-containing protein produces the protein MRLGDLNAATASVELRYARAERVWSLALAQYPDLRGLDQERRHDLVATFTQLERQHFKDNVTSVLANHLAQVPRGAMGEMGVVRGEIAKKGAHMALRKLFEKAGTAVQRIKPVLLMSPISVAQFLPPGTVSFDLLVIDEASQVRPEDALGAIARASQIVVVGDKKQLPPSSFFDRLMADDEDETEGDDENVGPDLLDGAARVIDMESILTLCEARGLPGRMLRWHYRSRDPSLIEVSNHEFYEKDLILPPSPLQKDPAYGLCFTRVDGVYDKGGKRDNRKEGDAIVDRVVDHARLNPTQSLGIVTFSFAQRNLITLLLEERRRRDVILDNFMRQGQAEDLFVKNIENVQGDERDVILVSVGYGPSVAGGRLTSMSFGPVNGEGGERRLNVLFTRARIRCEIFASFDPGDIDLSRTAAAGPRILKRFLDFAKNGRLDDSTQTGKDADSAFEEDVANVVGNFGFLADNQVGSAGFRIDLGIRHPDRPGTYILAIECDGATYHSALWARERDRLRQEVLEHLGWHVHRIWSTDWFYNRRAEVERLRTALFDARERAEQGVRIVGANDDRSAPVAPVSPDPMPIGLPLAVERQMPPYKRAVFRVNSSYEPHEAPVPVLVELVLKIVNAEGPIHVEELARRIAACFNREKAGSRILAATRTALYTAQ
- a CDS encoding IS4 family transposase — encoded protein: MREPRIGPGWTAERGALLQLSVGAVSFSHRDRARATPKEGKTILQAASLFNQLLHHFPRNEFAALVKKHGAERSAKGFTCWTQFVSMLFCQLGRADSLREICNGLSCCLGKLVHLGIAKAPRRSTLSYANEHRPAALFEDLFWTSLARFRDSGTLGPRKHKFRFKNKLLSLDSTTITLCLNLFPWAKFRRAKGGVKAHVLLDHDDYLPAYVLLTEARRSDVKMADSFLPNPGSIVAMDRGYNDYALFGRWTKAGVFFVTRLKDDAQFEIVEERTRPQNSAICVDQIIRLSSAKGRAGCPHLLRRVVVWVPEKDDVIVLLTNHLEFGATTIAAIYKDRWKLGVSRQGHIVQSVKDRPGPKDSGLVAWEAPWRESKTAEPSDNILRKECARRTRLQRKVNADVASLHEIPVAETV
- a CDS encoding helix-turn-helix domain-containing protein; translated protein: MKALSIADAPTVILGLQDEIRRNAESRYNHRLHGLLLVAQGMSALEVARLLGDAPRTVQYWIRRFEHDGLAGLLEGERSGRPRRLDERQMEEVNAVLRSSPEECGLSGNLWDGKTLSEWIARRFGVDLGVRQCQYLFRQLGFRLRKPRPLIAQADPERQKNHKKNFRR